The Daphnia magna isolate NIES linkage group LG6, ASM2063170v1.1, whole genome shotgun sequence genome segment ACGAAGAAACGCGCAGCTATTAAACGGCGCTGCTTTTGTGTGTCGGGCTGCGCTTCTGGCGCCGTAACAGCGACGCAGCATTCCTATTGGCCTGTCTCTATAAGCCTCTCCATAGCGCTGCTATTTCAGATGAGGTTTTGCATCCGCACAATCCCAGTCCTCCTTTCCCCTCTCGTTACTTTTCACGTGCCAAATCTTTTGGGTCTACGTTgccaccattttttttaaattaaatctgCACATGCACAACGCATTTTCAAATCATTCCCTACTTTAATTCTTCCGCGCATCGCCAAAGagattcgattttttttttagatccaCAGCGACGTCGTTTTGTTTGTCCCTTCCATCGACTTGTTCAATTACCAGTGGTGATATCTTtgatagaaaacaaaaacaagtatatGCATTTGGTGTGTCGCATACGGATGCGTATCGTTCCATCTACTTGCAGCCGGTAGGAGCATCATCCGTTGACGATGCTCAACACAACGGATAATGATCACAGTTCTTGCGGTAGTGGTGGTAGCGGCAGATCGTCCATCGGTTGGAAGCAACAGCTTGTTTGCGTTCATCATCCGACAGACGCCACGCAACAACCTATTCGCGGTAATGTTCTTAAAAGCAAAGAAACTGTGCGTATAGTCATTACGCGGCCATTAGCGCTAAGCTTATGGAATGCTCTCCCTCCTGCTCAATGCGAAGcatttttcgtttcatttgttCGTTATTGAATCCGCGGTGTAAGCGGTCAATTGTCATTTTCatcatgtttaaaaaaaaacatgtttggATATTCATTTGTTCTTCGTTGCCAgctcacaatttttttttttttgcgttgaGCCAACCAAGAAATGTGAAACGTTAGACTCGGTAAGAAGTGCGCGAAAGATTCTCTCAGTTACTCAGGCGACAGCTCGTTTGTGCTACCCACGGCGGCTGTCTAGTTACGCGGTACCACACACCGATCTATGCTAATTTTACGCGTACGTCGTTGCTCTTACATTGACTCGTTGTATTGGCATTCATTATTTAACCCCCTTTGTTTCCTATCCGAGCTATTGTTGTTGCTCGTATAAAATACACAATAGGAAGAACAAGTTTTGTAGGCCTTAAGCGGAAACAAAAGTTGACTTTAAAATCAATCACCGCTCGAGCGAGTGTTGCTCCGCCATTTCTCGATCCAGTACCTCTTATTTGATTGTATGTTCTACATACTCTACGCAGTAAATGGAGTCGGGCACAAAAAGATTCCGTAGATATGTGCACGCCAACTTTCTGATTGATCGCCACTGCCATTGTCACCCGTCCCACAAACTGACTCAAttcaaagaagatgaaaaaaaaaacacaacatcAAGTTGATTCTACATTTTGATTGGCTTTCATTCCCTCGCGGATCGTGTGCCATCAGGTTATTTGGCATCTAACCTCATCAGTTCTTGTCACACCAAGTAGAGACACAAATGACAATCATCTTGGCTTTTGCCCATTCGAATTTATCTGCGTCTTATTGACGACGATGTCCGTCTATCCACAACAGGATACGAATTTTTCGTGGGCTTGTCGCTCTTTTGTTTGATGCTCGCCATTAACCATCGCTATCCGTTGGCTGACGTAAACGACACGACTCCCACATATGCAATAAGATTGTATCGACTCGTTTTCCCTCTTATTAGACAAGGGACAATGCGATTTGATTTTCTGAGCATCTCCACAtccttcctcttttttttttgggtgctATGGTCGATCAATAAGAGACGATGACAATCAGATCagctcgattttttttttctttttctacggTTGTCCATATACAGtattaaataaaaagggggtggggggaCCGTAAGGAAAAAGTTTCGTGTTACCAATCAGCAACGAAGCGCAGGTATAGAGAAACGTACTAATGTAGGAGGGACGATGATGTAAAAGTATGGACTGTAATAATATTAGCGTACGTGTAAAAGGCTTATCGTTCAAAACACTATCAGCTGTTTTTCGTTTCTGGTTCGATAGTTATGTAGTACACATTGTAGTGGACGATGAGGCAAATCAGGTTAGGATGCCGGTCGCCATTGGTCGAATGCTGGAAAACGATCGATAATATGAGTCCCAGTGTATTTTGATGCTGGTGATGGGACTCTGAAGAAGACGACCATTGCAGATATATAAACACGGGGAATTGCctatatatctatatacgtACGTGAAGGGTGAAACAGAGAGAGGGGGGCAAGGCAATTCCCTTTGATGTTGACGTATATCTTGGCCGGCGCGGTGCACATTAAAGAGCTCCAAGGATTTCAGATGCTCCCCTTCTCtatgctttttatttttcttatttgattcTTGCTCTTTTGATTGAAAACAAAGCGAATGTGAAAACTGGTTTATCTGCGCTGGCTCTACGCGGCCTATATGCAATTAGATGTACGTGTGTACCTTTCGAAGGTTTTCAAGCTTTTGTCGTTCGCTTCAAACTCTGCCTTTGAACAAAGCACTCTATCgtttttgcattttctttttgtgtgtgtgcccgCCTACCGATGgaatttgattttacgtgTTTCCCCCCCGATCGTGTTGCAAATGGCGTCTGATAAAACGATGAATATCGAACGACAGTATTGGAAGATCAGCTGAAATCCGGACCTGAGATGACAAGGATCGAGCACTTGAGCGACCTACACTATCCAGACGCAGATCCGCCCTGTCATTTTTGCAGCAATCAATCGAGCCTGTCTATCCACGACAGCAATCGGCTCAAAATAGTCTCTGGAGGTAACATATCCATCTGCAATATCGTTTTGTTGAATCAGCAATCTTTCATGGCCGTTCTGTTTTGtctcgttttcgtttttttttcgttttttttttttggggggggggacaatAGGAAGAGTCCGTGGACGAGATGGCAGCCGAGAGTCCATCAACCCACCCTACATCAATTTACCATCACCCAACGTCCAAGACGATGTAACAAACTCAGCTGTTTACGACATAACGATCCTCATCGATTTTGTTCTCCTTAACgtgcatttatttattttttgttgttgtcttgttTTCACGCACAAATGGACATTTTCTCGTCGAtggtcgaaaaaaaaaaggaacacgAATTGTTTCCTGGACAATCCCTTTCAGGCAACTGCCATCACCAGCCGCCGGACGGCAGTGGTAGCATGGCCGGGAGTATCGGGAGCGGCTGCCGGCGTTCGATGACAACGACTGCTGCCGACGATGAAGAAACTGAACCTCCCGCTTCGGTACTTACACGTCGACGGGCGCTCGTCCCACCCAAAATTCCACCTTACAACATGGACAGTAGCGAAGACACGGAGCACAGCGCCGACAAAGAAACATCAACCAGGTCACACacacatttatttaaaaaaatgaaccttTCAATTTTTCCTATCGATGTTGGCATTTGGCTGTGCATGACTCTTGGCCGGTTCGCGTACGCTATTTAACGATTCATAGGAAATATAGGTGAGGCaattgattttcaaaaattgttaTCAGCGAGAAACGATGAAACATTGGCCGCACGATCATTTACGAACCCGCTTAGAAGCAACACAATTTTGCGCTTGGGGATTTCGAGAAAGACATCCTTCAACATTTGCCAAGCAGACGGCATCGGATCCAATCCACTCTAGTATAGAAAAGAGCACTAGCTTCGATAAGCTCACAGGgctataaaaaataaagaaagccTCGGTCGTTTTATATGTACAGTACGTTGCGGGTTATAAGGATGAGAAGGgaataaagaagaaatggGGCACCCCGCAAAGGTGCTCCTCTAATATCAGCTTGTGAAGGATCTAGACTCTAGCACTCCTTGCAAGAAGAGCGAGTAGAGATGAAGGAcggaaaagagagagaggcagCATCTTGTGTGGGTTTGATTGCCTGGGCGAGTGATCATCGGGGATCAAAGCATCATGCGTGGGGACAATCCGTCTTCTTTCTCTCCACTGCCTAAGGTATATATCAAAATAAATACTGTGTATACCTGCCGCCCCTTTCTACCTTTTGCCTTCTTTGTCTGCCGCTTGTTATATCCTTCGCAGTGAGTGGCTggttcatgaaaaaaaaataatgatttcGCGATAGACTTTCATCTTCAATGGCCGAGGCGCACGGCTTTTCATGATCAAACGGCCGAAATTGGGAAATTGAAAATAAGACGTTTCAATCTTTGCATTTCTGTCCAGTTTCAGCACAAGGATGGGATTTATGTCAAGTGAAAATTCATTTTGGGGTGTACGCTGGACCGTTGTCCATGCaaatcttttttgaaaaaacgTAGCCAGGACTCGTGGTGCCAAACTGTTTTTTCTGCCGATGAAAGCAAACAAAAGTTGGGGGGGGACAAGTTCGGCAAAAGCGGCTGCCCCTAATTCGGGATTTATTACGTGCAATATTCACTGGCTACGACTGCACACCAATGGCACATAAAACGTTGTCATGACGATGGGTTCCGCCTGACTTGTCCCACCTCTCGTGAGCGCAGCCATTGATTTCGTCCCGTCTTGCTCTATTTGCCAGCATCCGTGTCTCGCGCTTCTCGATTACGTTCGTCCCATTATTAGCCTATTTTAGCGCAATTTTTCGCCAATGATTCGCGTAGTCTACGTGTGAATGAAACAATGAAATCACGTTACGAAGTGGCATGTATCTATTGTTCGATTGCGTATACCGTTTCACGTTGAAAAGCAGTTGCACGGAGAACGATGGCAATTGCAGCGGAAGCGTGGGCGGAGGCTCGTGCGGTTCCGGAAGTTCGGGCAATTCGCGGACGCACCAGAGACGCAGCTCCTTCGTCGTCATTCCGCCCATGCAGATCTGCCCGGGAGATCTGCTCGTCTACAGCAAAGTGCTCACTCAGCGTAACAGTGTTCTGGGTAAGTCATTTCTCCAATCCTATATTCTATCcgatgttttgtttttgtctttgaaattcatttcttttccctCGTTGCAGATTGGGACGGATCGACTCAGAGCCTCGCCGGAGATACGGGTAACTATACGGGCAGCATAAACACGTCCAGCTGCCCTCCTTTTttagaaattgttttttttttttaatatttttcatgtGCAAGTTTCAGTTAAGAACTAAGCGCTGCGGCCAGTCGATGATAAATCGTTATTAAATCAATAGTATCTAACGCCCCCCATATACGACGCCAACGCGCTCCGGAATGTCCTGTGACGCATTTGGCtcagttgaaaaacaaatgatttcgtatttatttctttttatgtttttacTCGCGTCTGTTGCTCGCCATAGCATTCCGCCTGTTTGAACgattttcgtgtgtgtgtgtgtgtgtgtacgtacaTGTACAGTATATAGCGTGTTTGGAGCGCGTCTTTCTAATCCAAtcgcctcttttttgtgtatgTGTTTTTGAATTGTATTCGGGATTTGACAGATGCTGCTTCCAGCGCGGcccgcaaacaaaaaaacagctgGTCCTTGCTCAAATTGGTAAGTAGTACATATCTCCCGTGGcattctgtttttgtttgcaaaaCAAAAGCGAAAGACACACGCGAAAAGAGCGCAATTTTTCCCATTGTAGTTGGTCCGTCGATGATATATCTGTTGCCGCTGCGTAGTGGACGACTATCGCAATCGATGGGGCGCATATCGAACACACACACTGCCCTTTTCATCCAGCaggatttttttgttatttgattttatttgatCTCTGTGTAATATTGAACGGCCGATCGATCGCGCTGCGAGAGACGCACTCGTGCGTAGTTCCACGGGATGTTGTATGCGCATAATTGAATGATTTGCGACACACAAAAACTCGGCGAGGCCAATAGAATGCCATAATTGATATCgacgaaatcaaaaaaaaaattattttttttggaacaAGTTCGACAGGTCGGGCCGCACTAAATCCGAGAGTCTCTCCGGCCTTGAAGAGGTATTGACTTGTCTGCAGCCGTCCAATTTTTTCGACGATCAGCTGTCCCGCTACAGAGGCCTCTGCTGGACGGACTTCCTCACCACCGTCCAACAGCAAAAAACTCTCAATAAAGCCACGAAATCGACGCTGACTTCGACAACTGAAGAGGCGGCCACATCGCCAGTCGCCGGAAGGGCACCAATCATCCAGTTTCCGGGCGGCACGTCAACGACCCAACCCACGCGTAATGTGTTGGTCCGTCAGGCTACTCATCAAGATTACTCGTCCCGAATCAAGGTCCTTCCTCGAATTGTCTCTTTTCCTCTAAAGATTCTTTgatgtttgttttgctttctttATGATTTCCACCATGTGGCCTGAGGTTTCCTGAAAAATCATTTGATTCTGCAATTAGGAATGGACGCAAGAGAAGAGGGCGAGGTTCGGATTAGTGAGAACGATGAGCGAGCGTTGCCTCGATCGTAGATCGGTGATCCAAGAGGTTCTTCCCGTCGAAGAGATTACGCAAACGGCTGAAGAAAAGGACGTCCACATCACGACGGCCAACGTCAGCGAAATTACTTTCTCCTTCGAACAGCCACCGCCTTGCGCGCCCACTTCCGGCCAGAAATGCGAACTCAGGGGAAGAGAGGCACTTTGGGATCTCTTCCAGAGCGAATGCGCTTTCCTTTACGACCACCTTATGGTCCTCAAAAACGTAAACGACCTTTCAAAAATAGTTAAAGGCATCACGACAGTTTGGAATGTTATCTTTTAGGTGTACATGGACCCGCTCAAAAAGATCCAGGTGGAAGGATACGCCATGTTTGCCGAACCCGAGTTGCTTTTCGGCAACCTGGATGAATTGTGCTGTGTAAGTTTGGCTTTCCCATCATGTTTCATTAATCAAGTCTTTGCCATTTCCCGTGCTGCCATCTTTGAAATTGGAGTATGTCGTAATCGCCTTAATTATTGCGATTTGCGAAATTTCCATATCATCGTGGGTAAAGGCTGTACGTTTTGCATGTTGCCGTGCAATGAGCCGTACTCCGTGTATCTCAAATGAATTAGTTGCCTTTTACTCCGCACGGCTCGTCTTCACTGAAACAATTTCAGTTTTGATTTCAATCGAAGAGAACGCAAATCACTGCAATTGGTCTGCGTACTCTTTGTTGAACGTACAGGCAGCGAATCACGAACGGTTCTCACGAAAACTTGTTCGTTCGGCTCGTTCGTTGGACTGCAACGCGAATCACGCGCTTAAAGCCAGACGAATGTGGTTGCACGATGCAATCTCGTCTACCATTCTCGACTTGTCAGAATTGGAGGTTTTCGGGTCCCTCCACGCCCCGACTCGATAGCCTTCCTGAATTTTTGATATTGAAAATCGCTCATAAATGAATGACTCTATCCAACAGGTGACGTATAGTTTCTGCAAAGAATTCATCAGTTTGTTGCTGCATCACGCACAGCCAGGAGGTGGTGACACGAAAACGACGCACATCCTCACCAAACTGTTTCAAAAGGTATTTTCCCATTGAATTTCTTTCATagatttaattatttttttgttcaaaatccCGATTGACAGAGTTCCAAAGCTCACGTTCTATCACAAGCCTATCATCGATACGCACTCAATTATATAAACGCCTTGAATTACTTGGAAACTCTTCGGAGGCACATGGAATTTTGCGAATTTGAAAAGGTAAACgcaaaaaaagttaaaaacaaaaaaaacatcagATTGAATCAGACAAAGTAACGGTAGTAGCGTATTCATTTCAGTGGTGCAACAGAGATCCGAGATGTAAGAAACTGCAACTGACGGATCTGTTGGTGGCCCCCGTCCAGCACATCATGAAAGTGCCGCTGCTGCTGCGCGAAATTGAATCGCGGACAGAAGACGTGCTGGAGAAAGAGGCCATATTAAAGATCCTGGATAAAGAGGAAGCCAGTCTCCGAGAATTAGACGACAAAATGAAATGGCTCAAGAATTTCGAGCGCTTGCTCGAGATACAGCGCAGTCTCGTCTGGCCCAGTGTGCTCGACATTGAACCCAAAGTGGTGGTGCCCGAATTCCTCAAGACACCGCTAGCCAAACAGCCTTGCGAAAGATTGATCGTATCTCCTCGCCGTCAGATCGTGTTGGAAGGTCCACTCAGCTTACTGGACACGGGGCGACCAATCGATATGCACGTCATCCTCTTTGACGATATGCTCCTCATCACGCGCAAAAAGAAGGGCCTCGGCAAGAAGGTCCGCGCTTTCCttcctttcgtttttttttcaaattctaaaTAATCGTGCGTTTATGTTATCTTTCTAGAAATCATCGTTGAGTGAGAACTGGACAGCTCCGTGCAGTAGTCGCAGTTGCTTAACGTCAGACCCGTCGGGTTGTTGGCGCTACATTGTTTACAAGCAACCCTTGTCTTTGGATCGTTTCTTCCTGCACGAGATCAACGTCCACGAAGCGGCTGCTGCCAAATTAGAAAACGGCTTCGTCATTATAAGTCTCAATCGCTTTCAGCAAATTATCGGCGTCCATACGTTCCAGGCCAGCTCTGAACAAGTCAAGGTACAGCCAACGCGtttggtccaatgttgttcCCGATTTATGATTTTTGGCGTTTGAAATTGCCAGCAAACGTGGCTGTTGAAGATCAGAGAAACTCAGGACCATTGGAAGCGGACGTTACAGACGACCGTGTTTCGAGCTCAAGGAAGGACGTTGTCGCAGTCTCCGTCAACTATTCCACAGCACGCAGTGTCGCCGAACGCAGCGCCATCCAAGTTTTGAAAAGACtatcctttcttcttcttcttcttctcatcGTTCTCCTCCAATTTATCGGAAACTGTCACCCACCAAAGGTTTACTCTTCCATCTTCACTCAATGGATCCATCACCGTTATATTATATAGAAATACATAAATATTCCTACACTTGAATGTGATTCTACTGGAGAATGTAACAAAGAATCAGAGAGATGCTGCTCTTAGTTGTCCAATCATCAATGTTTGTCtgtctttctcttttcgttttattgaaaaagaaaaaaaaattttaaagacaacttt includes the following:
- the LOC116924288 gene encoding uncharacterized protein LOC116924288; its protein translation is MDYRQHEVISRAKSLRQRFADSRTGTSSSMSASQLISATRWQSHHHHQFLPETTALGSDAVASLRPQSSDVPTPAGSKSPSPSRTSIKSNEKRPSSVSWMMTNPRSHCSRPGTPTAGHPVDSCAISSAVASAASLAAATASSGAQQVRQMSDDFQADLVVEPSYLYNSSKVNWNRRGVLTSFKSKSLDLLGTSRILPPHHQHQERHRVTDESLPGRDAAAERRRRLFRRKKANSASCSYDESPSGSQQSRSSSVESNHSTQHAIQRGLEAALKTSTLFAWSSVEASSANQHLLQQTNPPSFVELLEDQLKSGPEMTRIEHLSDLHYPDADPPCHFCSNQSSLSIHDSNRLKIVSGGRVRGRDGSRESINPPYINLPSPNVQDDEHELFPGQSLSGNCHHQPPDGSGSMAGSIGSGCRRSMTTTAADDEETEPPASVLTRRRALVPPKIPPYNMDSSEDTEHSADKETSTSSCTENDGNCSGSVGGGSCGSGSSGNSRTHQRRSSFVVIPPMQICPGDLLVYSKVLTQRNSVLDWDGSTQSLAGDTDAASSAARKQKNSWSLLKLFDRSGRTKSESLSGLEEVLTCLQPSNFFDDQLSRYRGLCWTDFLTTVQQQKTLNKATKSTLTSTTEEAATSPVAGRAPIIQFPGGTSTTQPTRNVLVRQATHQDYSSRIKEWTQEKRARFGLVRTMSERCLDRRSVIQEVLPVEEITQTAEEKDVHITTANVSEITFSFEQPPPCAPTSGQKCELRGREALWDLFQSECAFLYDHLMVLKNVYMDPLKKIQVEGYAMFAEPELLFGNLDELCCVTYSFCKEFISLLLHHAQPGGGDTKTTHILTKLFQKSSKAHVLSQAYHRYALNYINALNYLETLRRHMEFCEFEKWCNRDPRCKKLQLTDLLVAPVQHIMKVPLLLREIESRTEDVLEKEAILKILDKEEASLRELDDKMKWLKNFERLLEIQRSLVWPSVLDIEPKVVVPEFLKTPLAKQPCERLIVSPRRQIVLEGPLSLLDTGRPIDMHVILFDDMLLITRKKKGLGKKKSSLSENWTAPCSSRSCLTSDPSGCWRYIVYKQPLSLDRFFLHEINVHEAAAAKLENGFVIISLNRFQQIIGVHTFQASSEQVKQTWLLKIRETQDHWKRTLQTTVFRAQGRTLSQSPSTIPQHAVSPNAAPSKF